In the genome of Calothrix sp. PCC 6303, the window ACCTACGTAGTCTCCATTACCCTTGCTAGTTGTTAATTAGTACCCCTGCCATATAATCTGTGAGAGGGACTGTAAAAGTTGCAATTTATCGGCAGGTCTTAATGGTATTACTGCATCGATACTTAAAACTTTATGAGAGAGTAATTTAAATAGCCATAGTCCATGAGGCTGATTCCCTGAAACGTTGTTAGGTATATATATCTCTCTTCTGATATAGTGACAACAATCCGTGTGGACACAGCACTCAGATGCGACGAAACTGCTACGCGATCGCTTGTATGTGTTTGCAGTAGTTTTAGCGTGAAACTAAAAACTAAATCAAACACTATATTTATACTTTCAAAGACTTGAGTAGCTGAGTGGGACGCGCAAATTGTATATCAGATAAGCGTTCAGGATGATGAATTAAGGAGTAATGTTCGTATTCAAACCAATGCATCTCACCTTTTTCGCGGTTGCAAGTTTGGCAAATTACCCAGAAAGTTATTGACGACTATTATCAGCTTGATTCTCTGAAGCGATCGCTTTAGAGTCTGAATAACTATAGAACCTTATTGAGAGGAGTTTGATCCCAGTTAAATTAATAAACTTAAAAAACAACAGCGATCGCTGAAATTTTGAGATATATAAGAGAAGTAATGGGTGTTCGACAATCAAAAGGGGTTAGGTTTATGCAAGCACTAGATATTACAAACTCCCAGGAGGTTGATCAATTCCGTCAGCTACAACTGACATTATGCGATCGCTGGAAAACTATAGAACTCTTTGATAATAGCGATGCTGATATTTTGGTTATTCCTTCTTTAAGTATTGATCAACGGGAACTTGCCAAAGTTGAAGGTTGTGAACACTATGAAGAACGATTATTATTTTCATTAATTCGCTTACGAAATCCTCGTACTCGTCTAATTTATGTAACTTCAATGCCACTGCATCCCAGTATCATTGATTATTATTTACAATTGCTGCCAGGAATTCCTTTTTCCCATGCTCGCAACCGTTTACTATTATTATCAACCTACGATTCATCTCTAAAACCCCTCAGTCAAAAGATTTTAGAACGTCCTCGCTTACTACAGAGAATTTCTCAAGCTTTGCGGCTAAATAAATCATTTATGACTTGTTACAATGCCACAAACTTAGAATCAGAGTTATCGCTGAAATTGGGTGTACCCCTATATGCAGCAGCACCAAACCTGCAATATTGGGGGACAAAAAGTGGTAGTAGACAAATATTTGCGGAATGTGAAGTGCCACATCCCGACGGAAGCGATCGCATGTGGAATCCAGTAGACTTAGCAGAAGCAACCGCACATTTGTGGGAACGTCAACCAGACTTGAAAAGAGTGGTGATCAAACTCAACGAAGGCATTTCTGGTGAAGGTAATGCTTTATTGGATTTGCGACCAATCAGTGAAGTTGCCCCACCAAATAGTTCTCATGAACAAAGAATCACAGCAATTCTAGATTGTTTTCAAACCATGCGTTTTCAATCAAGTCAAGAAAGCTGGGAAAACTTCAAAGGACGAATTAGCGAATTAGGTGCAATTGCAGAAGCATTTGTCGAAGGAGAAATTAAACGTTCCCCCAGTGTACAAGGACGTATTACCCCTTCGGGAGATGTTGAGGTTCTTTCAACCCATGACCAAATTTTAGGGGGTCCCGATGGTCAAATTTACCTGGGTTGCCGTTTCCCCGCAGACTCTAGCTACAGATTAAAATTACAACAACTAGGTTTAAAAATTGGTCAAAATTTAGCATCTAAAGGTGCATTAGAAAGATACGGTGTTGACTTTATCACTGTTCAAAAAGAAGATGGTGAATGGGATATTCAAGCAATTGAAATCAACCTCCGCAAAGGTGGGACAACACACCCTTTCATGACTTTAAAACTATTAACCAATGGTCGCTATGACCTTTCCACTGGATTATTCTATAGTCAACAAGGTAAACCTAAATATTACATCGCCACTGATAACCTGCATAAAAGCCGTTATCAGGGACTTTTGCCCAATGATTTGATGGATGTTATTGCCCATCATCGTTTACATTTCGAGACAGGAACCGAAACAGGTAGTGTTTTTCACCTCATGGGTTGCCTATCTCAATTTGGCAAATTAGGATTAACTAGTATTGGAGATTCTCCTCAAGAAGCGGAAGATATTTACAACAAAGTTACAAAAGTTTTGGATGTAGAAAGCAGTAGTTCTCCCGAAAATTTATCTGCATTTCCAGATTATTCAACCCCAATGAGTTGGGAAGAAGGTAGTTCCCACTGGTAATTGCAAAAATTACATATAGATGTTCCAGTTGAACGTCTATATGTGATTTTCAAGTTTATAACGGTTCTGAGTTGAGTTACAGCAGTTTTTTACGTATTTTAACCACATCATCTTTCGGGGTAAAATCCCCGTCATAAAACTTACTTGCGTAGCTTGCTTCTCGCTCTGCGAGTATTGCGACTTGTTTTAAGAGTTCCCTGTTTCATTTACCTTTAATTTATCCAGATTAATTTGTAACTCTTGAGCAATATTTAAAGCTTTTTGCCAAGACTGAAATACCTGTTGAGAAAAATCATTGCTAACTTCGGAAACCTGATCAATTTCCTGAATCATCTCTTGAATAGATTGCGATGTTTCTAATTGAAATGTCGTTCCTTCAAAAATAGAATTTACTAGTTGGTTGATTTGTTTTAAAGCAATTAGAGTCTCATTTAAAGAAGCTTTGGTATTTTCGGTTATATTAGTTTCCTTCACTACTTGTGAAGTAACTAAATCCATTACTTGAATAATTTCTCGTGTTTCTTGCTGATTAGTATTGACTATTGCTTCAATTTCTTGAGTAATAGCAGCACACCTAATAGCTAAATCTCCTAAGTTTGTTGCAATCAACAAAAAACTACTATCTTGATTTCTTCTAGAAGCTTGCAACTCTGTGTTAACTGCTAAAAGACTAGCTTGTGTTCCAATTTCACTCACCAAATCAATAATATTATCGATTTGTAAGGAAGACTCTCCTAATTTTTTAACTCTCTTTTTCATTTCGTCAATTGTTGAACGCAAAGTTGAAATATTTTGCGTGGCTGAATCAATGACAGTTAAGCTTTGTTGAGCATTATTAAAAGATGTACGGGTAACTTCTCGTGCTTGGTTGTTACTTGCAGAAGTAGCTTGTAGAGAAGATATAATAGGTTGAACTTTTTCTAATACATTTTGAAGTGCTGATGTTTGTTTCTGTGTTTGTGCTGATAATTCATAGATAACATTTTCGTTTTCTCTAACTATAGTATTTATCTGGCAGCTTGAAGATTGAACCTCAGTGATAGTTTTCTTGAGATTATCAACTACTAAGTTAAAATTTTCGGCAATTAACCCTATTTGTCCAGATACGACTTCTGCTTTAACAGTTAAATTACCTTGGGATACACTAGAGATATCTTGAATTAATCTGGAAATTTGCTGCTGTAATACTTCTTGCTGCTGACGTTTTTCACCAGAAACCAATTCTGCAAGAGAACTAGCATGATCTATTCTTTGATTAAGGGATGTCTGTTCTAAAGCATAACCGATAGGAATTGCTACCTGTTTCAACAAATTAATTTCTAAATTTTGCCATTCCCGTGTCTCTGAACACTGGTGGGCAATTAGTAAACCATATAGTTTCTTATTAATTAAAATTGGTGCGATTAAGCTAGCTTTAATTCCCAATCGATGTAATAATTCTAAATGAGAGCTTGAAAAATTATGATCATCTACATTTGCAATAGCTTGAACAGAATTATTTTGATATTGATCTATATAGTTTTTCACAAAAACAATATCTATGATTTCTGTTCCTACTGCTATCGGAAAGTCAGGATTAACAGACTCAGCAACAATTTGACCATTCCAATTTTGATCCAAACGGTAAACAAGTACTCTATCTGCTTGAATCGCTGATTTAATGCTAATAATCGCTGAATCCAAAATATATTGAGGATTTAAAGAAACACGATAACGATCAGTAACTTCATGAACTAATTGAGCAATTTTAACTTGATCTTCTTGTTGCTTAACTTGTTGAGTGATTTTATCTGTTAATCGGTTGAAGGTAATTGCTAATTCTCCAATTTCATCCTCCGCAAATACCTCTGCACGAGCAGTGCGATCGCCGGTAAAATATTTAAAAGCTGTTTTTTGCAGTTCCGTAATGGGTAAGATAATTGTTTTTCTGAGAATCACTGTCCAAATTGAAATAATTAACAGTGCGATAACTATTGTTAGTAACTGTATCCAAGAACTATTATTTAATAACTGATTTATCGCTATTTCTGGAGTTCCCCGGACTAAAATGGCTACTGGTTGCTTATTATAACTAACAGTCGATTCGTCATCAGCTTGGAGAATTTTGTTAGGTACGGCTTTAGCAGCAACAACATAAGCTTCGTTTCCTATTGTCATTCGTGCTGTGGGAATGTTATTGCCAGAAAGCACAGCTTCCTTTAATAAAGTCTCACCAGCTTTGGGTAACTGTAAATTCCGAAAACTCTGAGATGAAGCAGAAGCCAAAGATGTTGATAAAATAAACTCACCATTCGGCTTTTGATAATAAATCGCGCTATAACCACCACCAGTTGCATCTAGTGCTGTTTGATTAATAGTATCCTTCTGATTCACTATATCTCCAGATACTAAAGCCCCAATTACTATATTTGTTTCTGGATCTTTGACTGGGGTCACTGTATAACGAATTAAAGCATCTTGATTACGAAAATTTTGGGGTAGAGGTGGTAATTCTTTGCTTAATTCTGACCATTGAACAATTCTACTAGCTTTGATTTGTTTAGGAAAATTAAAAACTTCACTGACTAAACCACCCGGATTAAAAACTTCACCTTGACGTTCAGCATTTGCGTTGACTATTATCTTTAAATCTCGACCAAC includes:
- a CDS encoding peptide ligase PGM1-related protein — its product is MQALDITNSQEVDQFRQLQLTLCDRWKTIELFDNSDADILVIPSLSIDQRELAKVEGCEHYEERLLFSLIRLRNPRTRLIYVTSMPLHPSIIDYYLQLLPGIPFSHARNRLLLLSTYDSSLKPLSQKILERPRLLQRISQALRLNKSFMTCYNATNLESELSLKLGVPLYAAAPNLQYWGTKSGSRQIFAECEVPHPDGSDRMWNPVDLAEATAHLWERQPDLKRVVIKLNEGISGEGNALLDLRPISEVAPPNSSHEQRITAILDCFQTMRFQSSQESWENFKGRISELGAIAEAFVEGEIKRSPSVQGRITPSGDVEVLSTHDQILGGPDGQIYLGCRFPADSSYRLKLQQLGLKIGQNLASKGALERYGVDFITVQKEDGEWDIQAIEINLRKGGTTHPFMTLKLLTNGRYDLSTGLFYSQQGKPKYYIATDNLHKSRYQGLLPNDLMDVIAHHRLHFETGTETGSVFHLMGCLSQFGKLGLTSIGDSPQEAEDIYNKVTKVLDVESSSSPENLSAFPDYSTPMSWEEGSSHW
- a CDS encoding methyl-accepting chemotaxis protein → MNKNFLTKHLSNESHPESSSHQLLTSSNQGYLLKPKLTLWQHFSNLSISRKQIVALVASEIISIIGVTVVSRLLITSNLQVISAEQAKSELAVIDMAYNIKVNQMGFGFRGQSDNTAIIRATANSFRGQSLSPELKAQVKQILVNEITARKIEYATLVGRDLKIIVNANAERQGEVFNPGGLVSEVFNFPKQIKASRIVQWSELSKELPPLPQNFRNQDALIRYTVTPVKDPETNIVIGALVSGDIVNQKDTINQTALDATGGGYSAIYYQKPNGEFILSTSLASASSQSFRNLQLPKAGETLLKEAVLSGNNIPTARMTIGNEAYVVAAKAVPNKILQADDESTVSYNKQPVAILVRGTPEIAINQLLNNSSWIQLLTIVIALLIISIWTVILRKTIILPITELQKTAFKYFTGDRTARAEVFAEDEIGELAITFNRLTDKITQQVKQQEDQVKIAQLVHEVTDRYRVSLNPQYILDSAIISIKSAIQADRVLVYRLDQNWNGQIVAESVNPDFPIAVGTEIIDIVFVKNYIDQYQNNSVQAIANVDDHNFSSSHLELLHRLGIKASLIAPILINKKLYGLLIAHQCSETREWQNLEINLLKQVAIPIGYALEQTSLNQRIDHASSLAELVSGEKRQQQEVLQQQISRLIQDISSVSQGNLTVKAEVVSGQIGLIAENFNLVVDNLKKTITEVQSSSCQINTIVRENENVIYELSAQTQKQTSALQNVLEKVQPIISSLQATSASNNQAREVTRTSFNNAQQSLTVIDSATQNISTLRSTIDEMKKRVKKLGESSLQIDNIIDLVSEIGTQASLLAVNTELQASRRNQDSSFLLIATNLGDLAIRCAAITQEIEAIVNTNQQETREIIQVMDLVTSQVVKETNITENTKASLNETLIALKQINQLVNSIFEGTTFQLETSQSIQEMIQEIDQVSEVSNDFSQQVFQSWQKALNIAQELQINLDKLKVNETGNS